One window from the genome of Jiangella alba encodes:
- a CDS encoding TetR/AcrR family transcriptional regulator, with product MTKGAETRQVILRKGVETAYRVGLGGLTIGHLAAATGMSKSGLFAHFRSKELLQLEVLREARTEFIDTVIRPALLAPRGEPRVRELFERWVECGRTRMPGGCLFVKASAELDEQDGPVRDQLVRDHLDLYDSCARMFASGIAEGHFRDDADPLQFAADLDGIMLGFYHAHRLLEDERSEARARYAFERLLDAARVAGPAPATT from the coding sequence GTGACAAAGGGCGCCGAGACCCGGCAGGTCATCCTCCGCAAGGGAGTCGAGACGGCCTATCGGGTCGGCCTGGGCGGGCTCACCATCGGCCACCTCGCCGCCGCCACCGGCATGTCCAAGAGCGGGTTGTTCGCGCACTTCCGGTCCAAGGAGCTGCTGCAGCTGGAGGTGCTGCGCGAGGCCCGCACCGAGTTCATCGACACCGTCATCCGGCCGGCGCTGCTGGCGCCGCGCGGCGAGCCGCGGGTGCGTGAGCTGTTCGAGCGCTGGGTCGAGTGCGGCCGCACCCGCATGCCCGGCGGCTGCCTGTTCGTCAAGGCCTCCGCCGAGCTGGACGAGCAGGACGGCCCGGTCCGCGATCAGTTGGTCCGCGACCACCTCGACCTCTACGACTCCTGCGCCCGCATGTTCGCGTCGGGCATCGCCGAGGGCCACTTCCGCGACGACGCCGACCCGCTGCAGTTCGCCGCCGACCTCGACGGCATCATGCTCGGCTTCTACCACGCCCACCGGCTGCTCGAGGACGAGCGGTCGGAGGCACGGGCACGGTACGCGTTCGAGCGGCTGCTCGACGCCGCCCGCGTCGCCGGGCCCGCCCCGGCCACCACCTAG
- a CDS encoding methionine synthase, producing MSDYVWAPATATGIGSLPFPDRDEAARVVVGELPDFPHLAELPARGAGADMIGRAASLLVDLHVDLQPSGWRLVARPGADERRAASFLGADLDALEIAAYGYEGPLKVQVTGPLTLAASVEHHRGGALVGDPGARRDLAASLAEGVSAFVADAVRRVPGASVVLQLDEPSLPAVLAGAIATPSGFGRLRAVDVADASALVGAVVTRVDAPVVVHCCASSVPVDVVRSAGAVAVSLDVSLLAAAPAAELDALAAAVDAGLAVWPGVVPSLRPSTPPSDRELAQRVVGLWRRLDQDPAAMAARTVVTPSCGLAGADPAWARRAYTLARTTARAFADLVAETG from the coding sequence GTGAGCGACTACGTGTGGGCGCCGGCGACGGCGACGGGCATCGGTTCGCTGCCGTTCCCAGACCGCGACGAGGCCGCGCGGGTCGTCGTCGGCGAGCTGCCCGACTTCCCGCACCTGGCCGAGCTGCCCGCCCGCGGGGCCGGCGCCGACATGATCGGCCGGGCCGCGTCGCTGCTGGTCGACCTGCACGTCGATCTGCAGCCGTCGGGCTGGCGGCTGGTCGCGCGGCCGGGCGCCGACGAGCGGCGCGCGGCGTCGTTCCTGGGCGCCGACCTCGACGCGTTGGAGATCGCCGCCTACGGCTACGAGGGCCCGCTGAAGGTGCAGGTCACAGGTCCGCTGACGCTGGCGGCGTCGGTCGAGCACCACCGCGGCGGCGCGCTCGTCGGCGACCCGGGGGCGCGGCGGGATCTCGCGGCCTCCCTCGCCGAGGGCGTGTCCGCGTTCGTGGCCGACGCCGTGCGGCGGGTGCCGGGCGCCTCCGTCGTCCTGCAGCTGGACGAGCCGTCGCTGCCCGCCGTCCTGGCCGGGGCGATCGCGACGCCGAGCGGGTTCGGCCGACTCCGCGCGGTCGACGTGGCGGATGCGTCCGCGCTGGTCGGCGCCGTGGTCACGCGGGTGGACGCGCCGGTCGTCGTGCACTGCTGCGCGTCGTCGGTGCCGGTCGACGTCGTGCGTTCGGCCGGGGCGGTCGCGGTGTCGCTGGACGTGTCGCTGCTGGCCGCCGCCCCGGCGGCGGAGCTGGACGCGCTGGCCGCGGCGGTCGACGCCGGCCTGGCGGTGTGGCCCGGCGTGGTGCCGTCGCTGCGCCCGTCCACCCCGCCGTCCGACCGCGAGCTCGCCCAGCGCGTCGTCGGGCTCTGGCGCCGCCTCGACCAGGACCCCGCGGCCATGGCCGCCCGCACCGTCGTCACCCCGTCCTGCGGCCTCGCCGGCGCCGACCCCGCCTGGGCCCGCCGCGCCTACACCCTCGCCCGCACGACGGCACGCGCCTTCGCCGACCTCGTTGCCGAGACCGGATGA
- a CDS encoding VIT1/CCC1 transporter family protein, translating into MAEVTPHEGEQHYHGKLAGRLNWLRAGILGANDGIISTAGIVVGVAGATTARDWLLLTGVAGLVAGAFSMAGGEYTSVSAQRDTERAALARERWELEHLADEELAELTLIYERKGLSRPLAEQVARELTAEDALAAHAEVELGIDADEQTNPWTAALSSFVAFALGATLPLLAIVLPPAGARVPVTMVTVVIALALTGYVGARLGGGRRWRAASRAVIVGLLTMAVTYVVGSAIGVSVS; encoded by the coding sequence ATGGCCGAGGTGACGCCGCACGAGGGCGAGCAGCACTATCACGGCAAGCTGGCGGGGCGGCTGAACTGGCTGCGCGCGGGCATCCTCGGCGCCAACGACGGCATCATCTCCACCGCCGGCATCGTGGTCGGCGTCGCCGGCGCCACCACCGCCCGCGACTGGCTGCTGCTGACCGGTGTGGCCGGCCTGGTCGCGGGCGCGTTCTCGATGGCCGGCGGCGAGTACACCTCCGTCAGCGCCCAGCGCGACACCGAGCGGGCGGCGCTCGCGCGGGAACGGTGGGAGCTGGAGCACCTCGCCGACGAGGAGCTGGCCGAGCTCACCCTGATCTACGAGCGCAAGGGCCTGTCGCGCCCGCTGGCCGAGCAGGTCGCGCGCGAGCTGACGGCCGAGGACGCGCTGGCGGCGCACGCCGAGGTCGAGCTCGGCATCGACGCCGACGAGCAGACCAACCCGTGGACGGCGGCGCTGTCGTCGTTCGTGGCGTTCGCGCTGGGTGCGACGCTGCCACTGCTGGCGATCGTGCTGCCGCCGGCCGGCGCGCGGGTGCCGGTCACGATGGTGACGGTGGTGATCGCGCTGGCCCTCACCGGGTACGTGGGCGCGCGGCTGGGCGGCGGACGGCGCTGGCGGGCGGCGTCGCGGGCGGTGATCGTGGGGCTGCTGACCATGGCGGTGACGTACGTCGTCGGCTCGGCGATCGGCGTGTCCGTCTCGTAG
- a CDS encoding PadR family transcriptional regulator, whose translation MPLQHAVLALLADGPSYGYELKANFEKAVGPQWGGLNIGHVYQILDRLHRDGMVSSHTVPQDSRPDRTVYLITSAGRSDLDDWLATPTTRTSGYRDDFILKVLAAGRRGPDAIREVCRIQHDARLAELQTLRTSRRTHQHDALAALTIEAAILHTQADLKLIEAVESRADEPLANVGQAPGAQAKDIDDQDRKARHAS comes from the coding sequence GTGCCGCTTCAGCATGCCGTTCTCGCCCTGCTGGCCGACGGACCCAGCTACGGGTATGAGCTCAAGGCGAACTTCGAGAAGGCCGTCGGACCCCAGTGGGGTGGGCTGAACATCGGCCACGTCTACCAGATCCTCGACCGGCTGCACCGTGACGGCATGGTCAGCTCGCACACCGTGCCACAGGACTCCCGGCCCGACCGCACCGTCTACCTCATCACGTCGGCCGGCCGCAGCGATCTCGACGACTGGCTGGCCACGCCCACCACGCGCACGTCGGGCTACCGCGACGACTTCATCCTCAAAGTGCTCGCCGCCGGCCGGCGCGGCCCCGACGCCATACGCGAGGTCTGCCGCATCCAGCACGACGCACGGCTCGCCGAACTGCAGACGCTGCGCACCAGTCGGCGCACCCACCAGCACGACGCGCTCGCCGCTCTCACCATCGAGGCGGCCATCCTGCACACCCAGGCCGACCTCAAGCTGATCGAGGCGGTCGAGTCACGTGCCGACGAGCCGCTGGCGAACGTCGGGCAGGCGCCCGGTGCCCAGGCCAAGGACATCGACGACCAGGACCGCAAGGCCCGGCACGCTTCCTGA
- the ligA gene encoding NAD-dependent DNA ligase LigA, translating to MTEPVDSNDVPTQVRERHATLSQEIEDHRQRYYFATPTVSDAEFDQLMHELEGIEEQYTELRTPDSPTQKVGAPVAEPGAGVEASWPPVEHLERMLSLDNAFSSDDIAEWAARVEREVGTGARYLCEPKVDGLAVDIVYRDGRLATLATRGDGRTGEDITYNAQFVDAIPNELTGTDEFPVPSVVEIRGEAVFPTAEFEAVNAERADLGLPLFANARNSGAGVLRQRMDRRREKLDAAKAKADAAGNEGRSQLAYERVLEEYERARRNLNRMILVCHGIGRRDGFDIRFQSEAYEALRAWGLPASDRPQVVPDLDAVQGFIDHYGQHRHDIEFEIDGVVVKVDQVDLQRQLGSTSRAPRWAIAFKYPPEEVTTKLIDIRVNVGRTGRVTPYGVMEPVKVAGSTVENATLHNASEVKRKGVLIGDTVVLRKAGDVIPEILGPVAELRDGSEREFVMPSECPACGTPLAPAKEGDVDIRCPNSRSCPSQLRERLFYLAGRSGFDIEAMGWEAGIALIDAGVVADEGDVFGLDADQLKQVPLFTNTDGELTVNGRRLLDNLRKAKEQPLWRVLVSLSIRHVGPTAARALAGALGSMEAIREASEEELAGTDGVGPTIAASVKEWFAVDWHQAIVDKWAAAGVRMVDERDESTPRTLEGLTVVVTGSLQGFSRDDAKEAILARGGKASGSVSKKTSFVVAGENAGSKHDKAVELKVPVLDEDGFRVLLESGPEEATKLARVGEGGSEEPADDAAEAAGDAAE from the coding sequence GTGACCGAGCCAGTCGACAGCAACGACGTCCCGACGCAGGTGCGCGAGCGCCATGCCACGCTCTCGCAAGAGATCGAGGACCACCGCCAGCGGTACTACTTCGCCACACCCACCGTCAGCGACGCCGAGTTCGACCAGCTCATGCACGAGTTGGAGGGCATCGAGGAGCAGTACACCGAGCTGCGCACCCCCGACTCCCCGACGCAGAAGGTGGGCGCGCCGGTGGCCGAGCCGGGCGCCGGCGTCGAGGCGTCGTGGCCGCCGGTCGAGCACCTCGAGCGCATGCTGAGCCTCGACAACGCGTTCTCCTCCGACGACATCGCCGAGTGGGCCGCCCGGGTCGAGCGCGAGGTCGGCACCGGCGCGCGGTACCTGTGCGAGCCGAAGGTCGACGGCCTGGCGGTCGACATCGTGTACCGCGACGGCCGGCTGGCCACGCTCGCCACCCGCGGCGACGGCCGCACCGGCGAGGACATCACCTACAACGCGCAGTTCGTCGACGCCATCCCGAACGAGCTGACCGGCACCGACGAGTTCCCGGTGCCGTCCGTGGTCGAGATCCGCGGCGAGGCGGTGTTCCCGACGGCCGAGTTCGAGGCGGTCAACGCCGAGCGGGCCGACCTCGGGCTGCCGTTGTTCGCCAACGCCCGCAACTCCGGCGCCGGCGTGCTCCGTCAGCGCATGGACCGCCGCCGCGAGAAGCTCGACGCCGCCAAGGCGAAGGCCGACGCCGCCGGGAACGAGGGCCGGTCGCAGCTGGCGTACGAGCGCGTCCTCGAGGAGTACGAGCGGGCCCGGCGCAACCTCAACCGCATGATCCTGGTCTGCCACGGCATCGGCCGCCGCGACGGCTTCGACATCCGGTTCCAGTCCGAGGCGTACGAGGCGCTGCGCGCGTGGGGACTGCCGGCCAGCGACCGCCCGCAGGTCGTCCCCGACCTCGACGCCGTCCAGGGCTTCATCGACCACTACGGCCAGCACCGTCACGACATCGAGTTCGAGATCGACGGCGTCGTCGTCAAGGTCGACCAGGTCGACCTCCAGCGCCAACTCGGCTCCACGTCGCGGGCGCCACGGTGGGCCATCGCGTTCAAGTACCCGCCCGAAGAGGTCACCACCAAGCTCATCGACATCCGGGTCAACGTCGGGCGCACCGGCCGGGTCACCCCGTACGGCGTCATGGAGCCGGTCAAGGTCGCCGGCTCCACGGTCGAGAACGCCACCCTGCACAACGCGTCCGAGGTCAAGCGCAAGGGCGTGCTCATCGGCGACACCGTCGTGCTGCGCAAGGCCGGCGACGTCATCCCCGAGATCCTCGGCCCGGTCGCCGAACTGCGCGACGGCAGCGAGCGCGAGTTCGTCATGCCCTCCGAGTGCCCGGCCTGCGGCACCCCGCTCGCCCCGGCCAAGGAGGGCGACGTCGACATCCGCTGCCCGAACAGCCGGTCGTGCCCGTCGCAGCTGCGCGAGCGGCTGTTCTACCTGGCCGGACGCAGCGGGTTCGACATCGAGGCCATGGGCTGGGAGGCCGGCATCGCGCTCATCGACGCCGGCGTCGTGGCCGACGAGGGCGACGTGTTCGGGCTCGATGCCGACCAGCTCAAGCAGGTGCCGCTGTTCACCAACACCGACGGCGAGCTGACGGTCAACGGCCGCCGCCTGCTCGACAACCTGCGCAAGGCCAAGGAGCAGCCGCTCTGGCGCGTCCTCGTCTCGCTGTCCATCCGGCACGTCGGCCCCACGGCGGCGCGTGCGCTGGCCGGAGCGCTCGGCTCGATGGAGGCCATCCGCGAGGCGAGCGAAGAGGAACTCGCCGGCACCGACGGCGTCGGCCCCACCATCGCCGCGTCGGTGAAGGAGTGGTTCGCCGTCGACTGGCACCAGGCCATCGTCGACAAGTGGGCCGCGGCCGGCGTCCGCATGGTCGACGAGCGCGACGAGTCGACGCCGCGCACGCTCGAGGGCCTCACCGTCGTCGTCACCGGGTCGCTGCAGGGCTTCTCCCGCGACGACGCTAAGGAGGCCATCCTGGCGCGCGGCGGCAAGGCGTCCGGCTCGGTGTCGAAGAAGACGTCGTTCGTGGTCGCGGGCGAGAACGCCGGGTCCAAGCACGACAAGGCGGTCGAGCTGAAGGTGCCCGTGCTCGACGAGGACGGCTTCCGAGTGCTGCTGGAGTCGGGGCCCGAGGAGGCGACGAAACTGGCTCGGGTCGGCGAGGGCGGCAGCGAGGAGCCGGCCGACGACGCAGCCGAGGCCGCCGGCGACGCCGCCGAGTAG
- a CDS encoding alpha/beta fold hydrolase yields the protein MTTVSPQNRTIVRAGAKLRALRVAFRTLDRVAPSAGARWAAGLWCTLPNTGGRRRDERPRPGERSTLTLPDGRTVAVESWGFGPPVYLMHGWGGWRGQLGAFVQPLVDAGRRVVAVDAPSHGESGPGQLGRGRATGVEFSEALAAAAGKHGKPSAVVAHSLGSAATAVAVLDGLPAARLVLIAPSTTLSDGLALFQRTMGFGERTRGRMLTLLERKAGRPLADFDVTGLARRAEVPPTLVVHDRKDKEVPYDDGAALAAAWPEAELVSTDGLGHQRILRDPGVIGLVVDYVTR from the coding sequence ATGACCACCGTCTCGCCGCAGAATCGCACGATCGTTCGTGCTGGTGCGAAGCTCCGCGCGCTCCGGGTCGCGTTCCGCACGCTCGACCGCGTCGCGCCGTCGGCCGGCGCCCGCTGGGCCGCCGGGCTGTGGTGCACGCTGCCCAACACCGGCGGCCGCCGCCGCGACGAGCGGCCGCGGCCGGGCGAGCGCAGCACGCTGACCCTCCCCGACGGCCGCACGGTCGCGGTGGAGAGCTGGGGGTTCGGCCCGCCGGTCTACCTCATGCACGGCTGGGGCGGCTGGCGCGGCCAGCTCGGCGCGTTCGTGCAGCCGCTGGTCGACGCCGGGCGGCGGGTGGTGGCGGTCGACGCGCCCAGCCACGGCGAGTCCGGGCCGGGGCAGCTGGGCCGCGGCCGGGCCACCGGCGTCGAGTTCTCCGAGGCGCTGGCGGCGGCCGCGGGCAAGCACGGCAAGCCGTCCGCCGTCGTCGCGCACTCCCTCGGCAGTGCCGCCACGGCGGTGGCGGTGCTGGACGGGCTGCCGGCGGCGCGGCTGGTGCTGATCGCGCCGAGCACCACGCTCAGCGACGGGCTCGCGCTGTTCCAGCGGACGATGGGCTTCGGCGAGCGCACCCGCGGCCGCATGCTGACGCTGCTGGAACGCAAGGCCGGTCGCCCGCTGGCCGACTTCGACGTCACCGGGCTGGCCCGGCGCGCGGAGGTCCCGCCCACGCTCGTCGTGCACGATCGCAAGGACAAGGAGGTCCCGTACGACGACGGCGCCGCGCTCGCGGCCGCGTGGCCGGAGGCGGAGCTGGTCAGCACCGACGGCCTCGGGCACCAGCGCATCCTGCGCGACCCCGGCGTCATCGGGCTGGTCGTCGACTACGTCACGCGCTGA
- a CDS encoding DUF433 domain-containing protein yields the protein MNGFDRITVEPGKLGGQPSVRGHRFTVEHLLRLVGSGWTLERIQEDFPFIEAADIQHAIAYASFAVGEYHLPVRQAV from the coding sequence GTGAACGGCTTCGATCGCATCACCGTTGAGCCAGGCAAGCTGGGCGGCCAGCCGTCCGTCCGCGGCCACCGCTTCACGGTGGAGCATCTGCTGCGCCTCGTCGGCTCCGGCTGGACCCTGGAGCGGATCCAGGAAGACTTCCCGTTCATCGAGGCCGCCGACATTCAGCACGCGATTGCCTATGCGTCGTTCGCTGTGGGCGAGTATCACCTGCCGGTGCGGCAAGCTGTATGA
- a CDS encoding ANTAR domain-containing protein → MCAEHRADHVWGAILERARAEGADLSLRHVLEACAVALGAAGCGLSVVGASGAREPVLSVGALCEELEELQFTLGQGPGVDASGDGVVLAPDLAAGFATRRWPVFAPAAVQRGVRGLFAFPVAAGAARVGVLDVYRRDAGDLGDARLSTALAYADAVLVVVLDERGSVGTGPDQFRGGMLPERRAEVHQAAGMVSVQLSVEVSEALVRLRAYAYVHERRLAEVAADVVARRLRFTPDRRGMNDTAAGNGMMDAPPHPDPDHPEGGA, encoded by the coding sequence TTGTGCGCTGAGCACCGAGCTGACCACGTCTGGGGGGCGATTCTCGAACGCGCGCGGGCCGAGGGCGCCGACCTGTCGCTGCGGCACGTGCTGGAGGCCTGCGCCGTCGCTCTCGGCGCGGCCGGGTGCGGGCTGTCGGTGGTCGGCGCGTCCGGCGCCCGCGAGCCGGTGCTGTCCGTCGGCGCGCTCTGCGAGGAGCTCGAGGAGCTGCAGTTCACCCTCGGTCAGGGCCCCGGCGTCGACGCGTCCGGCGACGGCGTGGTGCTGGCGCCCGACCTCGCCGCCGGATTCGCCACGCGGCGCTGGCCGGTGTTCGCGCCGGCCGCGGTGCAGCGGGGCGTGCGAGGACTGTTCGCGTTCCCCGTGGCGGCCGGTGCGGCCCGGGTCGGCGTGCTGGACGTGTACCGGCGCGACGCCGGCGACCTGGGCGACGCGCGGCTGTCGACGGCGCTGGCCTACGCCGACGCGGTGCTCGTCGTGGTGCTCGACGAGCGCGGATCGGTCGGGACCGGTCCGGACCAATTTCGAGGTGGCATGCTGCCGGAACGCCGCGCCGAGGTGCACCAGGCCGCGGGCATGGTGAGTGTGCAGCTCAGCGTCGAAGTGAGCGAGGCGCTGGTGCGGTTGCGGGCCTACGCCTACGTCCACGAACGCCGGCTGGCCGAGGTGGCCGCCGACGTCGTGGCGCGACGATTGAGATTCACCCCGGACCGGCGCGGCATGAACGACACGGCTGCGGGGAACGGGATGATGGACGCGCCTCCGCACCCCGACCCCGACCACCCGGAGGGCGGCGCATGA
- a CDS encoding RecQ family ATP-dependent DNA helicase — MDLKDEAEALLRRLVGNDTAEFRDGQWDAVRDLVEHRRRVLVVQRTGWGKSAVYFVATGLQRARGAGPTVIVSPLLALMRDQVAAAARAGVRAVTINSANADEWGEVAKQLADDAVDVLLVSPERLNNPRFREEQLPTLASGSGLIVVDEAHCISDWGHDFRPDYRRIRDLLGTLPAGTPVLATTATANARVVADVAEQLGAGGAEVTTIRGSLARESLRLGVLSLDDAEHRLAWLSAHLGELPGSGIVYTLTVSAAEDTAALLREAGHHVIAYTGRTDPADRVEAERALLNNEVKALVATSALGMGFDKPDLGFVVHLGAPSSPVAYYQQVGRAGRATERADVLLLPAAEDRSIWQYFATVSMPRQDQAASVIRTLSATGDAMSTAALETVVDVRRTRLELLLKVLDVDGAVQRVRGGWQATGQDWIYDAERYERVAASRDSEARSMLAYQRGEQCRMAFLQAALDDPSAAPCGRCDVCAGPWYTDEVPAGARAAARTTLARAGVLLEPRVQWPSGMGRLGVDVKGKIGPDERLEPGRVVARLTDLGWGQRLRSLLDADDAPAPEPLLAACVDVLREWHWDRRPDAVITVPSRRRPQLIGSVGRYLASVGRLTDLGELEATGAGPAEGTEPGGNSAFRLASVWESWRVGAAARESLAALGPDPVVLLLDDLADSRWSITVAGREVRHAGAAQVLPFALASVG, encoded by the coding sequence ATGGATCTGAAGGACGAAGCAGAAGCGCTGCTGCGGCGGCTGGTCGGCAACGACACGGCCGAGTTCCGCGACGGCCAGTGGGACGCCGTACGCGACCTGGTGGAACACCGGCGTCGCGTGCTGGTCGTGCAGCGCACCGGCTGGGGGAAGTCGGCGGTCTACTTCGTCGCGACGGGTCTGCAGCGGGCACGTGGCGCCGGCCCGACCGTCATCGTGTCGCCGCTGCTGGCGCTCATGCGCGACCAGGTCGCCGCCGCGGCACGGGCCGGGGTGCGCGCCGTCACCATCAACTCCGCCAACGCCGACGAATGGGGTGAGGTCGCCAAACAGCTCGCCGACGACGCCGTCGACGTCCTGCTCGTCAGTCCCGAGCGGCTGAACAACCCGCGCTTCCGCGAGGAACAGCTGCCCACCCTGGCCTCCGGGTCCGGGCTGATCGTGGTCGACGAAGCGCATTGCATCTCCGACTGGGGCCACGACTTCCGCCCCGACTACCGCCGCATCCGCGACCTCCTCGGCACGCTCCCTGCCGGCACCCCCGTGCTGGCGACCACGGCCACGGCGAACGCCCGCGTCGTGGCCGACGTCGCCGAGCAGCTGGGCGCCGGGGGAGCCGAGGTCACCACCATCCGCGGCTCGCTGGCGCGCGAGAGCCTCCGGCTGGGCGTGCTCTCACTCGACGACGCCGAGCACCGGCTGGCCTGGCTGTCCGCGCACCTCGGCGAACTGCCCGGCAGCGGCATCGTCTACACGCTGACGGTGTCCGCGGCTGAGGACACCGCGGCGCTGCTGCGCGAGGCCGGCCACCACGTCATCGCCTACACCGGCCGCACCGATCCCGCCGACCGCGTCGAGGCCGAGCGCGCGCTGCTGAACAACGAGGTCAAGGCCCTGGTGGCAACGAGCGCGCTGGGCATGGGGTTCGACAAACCCGACCTCGGCTTCGTCGTGCACCTGGGCGCGCCGTCGTCGCCGGTCGCGTACTACCAGCAGGTCGGCCGCGCGGGCCGGGCCACGGAGCGCGCCGACGTGCTGCTGCTCCCGGCGGCCGAAGACCGATCCATCTGGCAGTACTTCGCCACGGTCTCGATGCCCCGGCAGGACCAAGCGGCGTCGGTCATCCGCACGTTGTCGGCCACCGGCGACGCCATGTCCACGGCGGCGCTCGAGACCGTGGTCGACGTCCGGCGCACACGGCTGGAGCTACTGCTCAAGGTGCTCGACGTCGACGGCGCGGTGCAGCGGGTCCGCGGCGGCTGGCAGGCGACCGGACAGGACTGGATCTACGACGCCGAGCGGTACGAGCGGGTCGCCGCCTCCCGCGACTCCGAGGCGCGGTCGATGCTCGCCTACCAGCGCGGCGAACAATGCCGCATGGCGTTCCTGCAGGCCGCGCTGGACGATCCGAGCGCCGCGCCGTGCGGCCGCTGCGACGTCTGCGCCGGACCCTGGTACACCGACGAGGTTCCGGCCGGCGCCCGGGCGGCGGCGCGCACCACCTTGGCGCGGGCCGGGGTGCTGCTCGAGCCGCGGGTCCAATGGCCGTCCGGCATGGGCCGGCTGGGCGTCGACGTCAAGGGCAAGATCGGCCCCGACGAGCGCCTCGAACCCGGCCGCGTGGTCGCCCGCCTCACCGACCTCGGCTGGGGTCAGCGGCTGCGGTCCCTGCTCGACGCCGACGACGCCCCGGCGCCCGAGCCGCTGCTGGCGGCCTGCGTCGACGTGCTGCGCGAGTGGCACTGGGACCGCCGCCCAGACGCCGTCATCACGGTGCCGTCGCGGCGGCGCCCGCAGCTGATCGGCTCGGTCGGCCGCTACCTGGCGTCGGTCGGCCGGCTGACGGACCTCGGTGAGCTCGAGGCGACCGGCGCCGGTCCGGCCGAGGGCACGGAGCCGGGCGGCAACAGCGCCTTCCGGCTGGCGTCCGTCTGGGAGTCCTGGCGTGTCGGCGCGGCCGCCCGCGAGTCGCTGGCTGCCCTCGGCCCCGACCCGGTCGTCCTCCTCCTCGACGACCTCGCCGATTCCCGCTGGAGCATCACCGTCGCCGGAAGGGAGGTGCGCCACGCCGGAGCAGCACAGGTTCTGCCGTTCGCCCTCGCCAGCGTCGGCTGA
- a CDS encoding GAF and ANTAR domain-containing protein — MSTTDRRVRETFVELADTLVDDYDVLGFLDVLAHRVVELLDVDACGVVLADHHGTLSLVAASTEETRLLELSQLQNSEGPCYDAFHGGRPVSMEDLRKGDERWPLFAPAAREAGFLGVHALPMRLREVVVGAMNLFAVRPRKLPDDLLALGQAMADVATIGILHERTIRQQGVVVGQLQSALDSRILVEQAKGVLAERRSISVDESFALLRGHARSTNSKLRDVAAAVVAGGLTDLRA, encoded by the coding sequence ATGAGTACCACCGACCGGCGAGTCCGCGAGACCTTCGTCGAACTGGCCGACACGCTCGTGGACGACTACGACGTGCTCGGCTTCCTCGACGTGCTCGCACACCGGGTGGTCGAACTGCTCGACGTCGACGCCTGCGGCGTCGTCCTGGCCGACCACCACGGCACCCTCAGCCTCGTCGCGGCCTCCACGGAGGAGACCCGGCTGCTGGAGCTGTCGCAACTGCAGAACTCCGAGGGCCCGTGCTACGACGCCTTCCACGGCGGCCGGCCGGTGTCGATGGAGGACCTGCGCAAGGGCGACGAGCGCTGGCCGCTGTTCGCCCCCGCCGCCCGCGAGGCCGGGTTCCTCGGCGTCCACGCCCTGCCCATGCGGCTGCGCGAGGTGGTCGTCGGCGCGATGAACCTGTTCGCCGTCAGGCCGAGGAAGCTGCCGGACGACCTGCTGGCGCTCGGTCAGGCGATGGCCGACGTCGCCACCATCGGGATCCTGCACGAGCGCACCATCCGCCAGCAGGGCGTGGTGGTCGGGCAGCTCCAGTCCGCCCTCGACAGCCGGATCCTCGTCGAGCAGGCCAAGGGCGTGCTGGCCGAGCGGCGCTCCATCTCCGTCGACGAGTCGTTCGCGCTGCTGCGCGGCCACGCGCGGTCGACCAACAGCAAGCTGCGCGACGTCGCGGCCGCCGTCGTCGCCGGGGGGCTCACCGACCTCCGCGCCTGA
- a CDS encoding response regulator transcription factor, with product MRVVLAEDSLLLREGLVRLLGEAGADVVDAVGDGDTLVRSVQEHRPDVAIVDVRMPPTFTDEGLRAALSARSAVPGTGVLVLSQYVEESYAGDLLADGAGGVGYLLKDRVSALADLSDALERVASGGTVLDPEVVAQLFARRRRDPLQTLTAREREVLALMAEGRTNVAIARLLVVTQGAVEKHISSILTKLDLPPSDDDHRRVLAVLAWLRAEH from the coding sequence GTGCGCGTCGTACTTGCCGAGGACTCCCTGTTGCTGCGTGAAGGTCTCGTCCGTCTGCTGGGCGAGGCTGGAGCCGACGTGGTCGACGCCGTCGGCGACGGCGACACGTTGGTGCGGTCGGTGCAGGAACACCGCCCCGACGTCGCGATCGTCGACGTCCGCATGCCGCCGACGTTCACCGACGAAGGGCTGCGGGCGGCGCTGTCGGCCAGGTCAGCGGTGCCGGGGACCGGCGTGCTGGTGCTGTCGCAGTACGTCGAGGAGTCGTACGCCGGCGACCTGCTGGCCGACGGTGCGGGTGGCGTCGGCTACCTGCTGAAGGACCGGGTGTCGGCGCTGGCCGACCTCTCCGACGCGCTGGAGCGGGTGGCGTCCGGCGGGACCGTGCTGGACCCGGAGGTCGTCGCGCAGTTGTTCGCACGCCGCCGTCGCGACCCGTTGCAGACGTTGACGGCGCGCGAACGCGAGGTGCTCGCGCTGATGGCGGAGGGCCGGACGAACGTCGCGATCGCGCGGCTGCTGGTCGTCACGCAGGGCGCGGTCGAGAAGCACATCTCGTCGATCCTCACCAAGCTCGACCTCCCACCGTCCGACGACGACCATCGGCGGGTGCTGGCCGTGCTGGCGTGGCTGCGGGCCGAGCACTGA